A section of the Phaseolus vulgaris cultivar G19833 chromosome 8, P. vulgaris v2.0, whole genome shotgun sequence genome encodes:
- the LOC137825106 gene encoding uncharacterized protein produces MTGKDKRLALLELAKRRGAKGTGSSSSTTEPIAAPPLSVAPAEGPEPGKKRKRLVKASASTAAATAASTEEESSGSPLVHRQRKRSAVEGASSLQPGEIEVVEVEEGSSPPPCAQTATEPINLPSPGHQLPPTTQLLSSPPAGQSPGPSAHPAGGASAQAGGAPPPLLPIPNTAAECALEKRVKDLEHDKESLRSDFEAAQGSVELMRGMVEKARREYLAQVQETIKTEILMGQAVSSLDCTVVELRAETSSLRQLNSQIVGELESTKEAAAAGEKRLEEVVGKLSEAASSLAAITTERDAAEASKQKLEAENADLMNFSIYHEVVDGKLIPPAP; encoded by the exons ATGACGGGGAAAGACAAGAGGCTGGccctgctggagcttgccaaacgtaggggagccaagggcactggctcctcttcttccacaacagagcccatcgcagcccctccactctcggtcgcgccagctgaaggccccgagcccgggaagaaaaggaagaggctggtgaaggcttccgCTTCAACCGCTGCTGCTACTGCTgcttcaactgaagaggagagctcaggcTCTCCTCTGGTGCACCGCCAAAGGAAAAGGTCAGCagttgagggggcctcatctctccagcctggagagattgaggtggtggaagtagaggaagggtcttcccctCCTCCCTGCGCTCAAACTGCCACAGAGCCCATCAaccttccttctccaggccaCCAGCTGCCTCCAACTACCCAACTGCtatcttcccccccagcaggccaatcacctggtccatccgctcatcctgctgggggcgcttctgcccaggctgggggtgcaccaccaccactgctgccAATCCCTAACACcgctgctgaatgtg ccctggagaagagggtgaaggatcttgagcacgacaaggagtcactgcgaagcgacttcgaagctgcccaaggATCTGTGGAgttgatgcggggcatggtggagaaagctaggagggagtacctagcgcaggtccaagagaccatcaagacagagatcttgatggggcaagctgtTAGCTCCTTGGACTGCACGGTGGTGGAGCTGCGGGCCGAGACCTcttccctacgccaactgaattcTCAaatagtgggggagctcgagtccaccaaagaagcagctgcAGCTGGAGAGAAGAGACtcgaggaggtggtgggcaaactgtccgaagctgcctcctcccttgctgccatTACCACCGAGAgggatgctgcggaggcctcaaagcagaaactggaggcggagaatgctgatttgatgaat ttcagcatctatcatgaagtggtagatgggaagctcatccctcctgccccttaa
- the LOC137825108 gene encoding proline-rich receptor-like protein kinase PERK9, producing MAKTKTAAPPPLPKSYYKGSVMTSSRRLALAKFLKKAKSAKEGGDAVASDVPTVASLPTPPPSVSPPPIAAVPLAMASTPAPARPNKGKRVLIVDSDSEDSGTALVSYKRRATGLPASSAASPGGGSSLRDDPPSATSPPPPPAHEEREERIDSVPPLSPLPHRDAVEASGSAPPASVPASTSRKP from the exons atggcgaaaactaagaccgccgcgcctcccccgctccctaagtcttacTATAAAG gttcagtgatgacttctTCGAGGCGGCTCGCTCTTGCCAAATTTTTGAAGAAGGCAAAATCTGCCAAAGAGGGTGGGGACGCCGTCGCCTCTGACGTGCCCACCGTCGCTTCCCTGCCGACTCCTCCACCATCTGTTTCTCCTCCTCCCATTGCCGCGGTTCCATTAGCCATGGCGTCGACCCCTGCCCCAGCACGCCccaacaaaggaaaaagggtgctGATAGTAGACTCTGACAGCGAAGACTCGGGCACTGCCCTGGTTTCCTATAAGAGGAGGGCTACGGGCCTTCCTGCCTCATCAGCCGCGTCTCCCGGTGGTGGGAGctctctcagggacgatcctccTAGTGCCACAtcacctccacctccaccagCCCACGAGGAACGAGAAGAAAGGATTGACTCGGTTCCCCCGCTCTCGCCGTTGCCGCATCGTGACGCAGTTGAGGCCTCGGGCTCCGCCCCTCCTGCATCAGTCCCTGCCTCGACTTCTCGCAAACCCTGA
- the LOC137825107 gene encoding uncharacterized protein, producing the protein MSPTDPQKGGGMPYYMGAFLAVALKWRTQARNAIKGREALRKLRQEVGALKEEKQNWGLKEEASQSLLKLAHEGREGAEVYARELEQAHVNQLAQLTSYQIQNIGLQEAALASEVQRRKLEELDAAWRQKLGEIEDALAAKVEALSLLQAEANKLRVEKEFLEKQLISKDSRVAELEREVQELTGEMAGAFEEGFQEALTQASCENPGSKINQERRARLTRALRARIGASPSSSAYSDGH; encoded by the exons ATGTCGCCGACTGATCCTCAAaaggggggaggcatgccttattatatgGGGGCATTCCTGGCGGTGGCACTCAAGTGGCGCACCCAGGCTCGAAACGCTATCAAGGGGAGGGAGGCTCTCCGCAAGCTGAGACAAGAGGTGGGggcgttgaaggaggagaaacaaaactgggggctcaaggaggaagcttcccaatctTTGCTAAAACTGGCCCACGAGGGTAGGGAGGGGGCTGAGGTGTACGCGCGAGAACTGGAACAGGCGCATGTCAATCAACTAGCCCAGCTCACCTCCTACCAAATCCAAAACATTGGCCTCCAAGAGGCGGCTCTTGCCTCCGAAGTGCAGCGAAGAAAACTTGAAGAGCTGGatgctgcttggaggcagaagctaggtgagatagaggacgccttggctgcgaaggttgaagccttgagccttctccaagccgaggctaacaagctccgcgtggagaaggaatttctggagaagCAATTGATATCCAAGGACTCTAGGGTTGCAGAACTAGAGAGGGAGGTCCAAGAATtgactggggagatggcgggcgcgtttgaagagggcttccaagaggctctgactcaggcgtcctgcgagaaccctg gttcgaaaataaaccaagagaggaggGCACGACTcactcgagctctgcgggctaggatcggggcttcgccttcctccagtgcttactccgatggccactga